A genome region from Solanum pennellii chromosome 12, SPENNV200 includes the following:
- the LOC107007534 gene encoding acyl-protein thioesterase 2 → MSFTGASVGSVAGTARRAFEFGQTYVVKPKGKHQATIVWLHGLGDNGSSWSNLLETLPLPNIKWICPTAPQRPITLFGGFPSTAWFDVNDLSENAIDDNEGLDASATYVASLLATEPSHIKLGVGGFSMGAATSLYSATCFVRGKYENGNSYPVNLSAAVGLSGWLPCAKTLTSKLEGVEGAVNRATSLPILLCHGKGDDVVPYNYGEKSSQKLRSCGFQDVAFKSYTALGHYTIPEEMDEVCGWLTSKLGLEGKS, encoded by the exons ATGAGTTTCACTGGGGCTTCCGTGGGTTCTG TTGCCGGAACTGCTCGAAGGGCATTTGAGTTTGGACAGACTTATGTGGTGAAGCCCAAAGGTAAACACCAGGCAACCATTGTCTGGCTGCATGGCCTTGGGGACAATGGTTCGAG CTGGTCCAACCTCTTGGAGACCCTTCCTCTTCCCAAT ATCAAATGGATCTGCCCAACTGCCCCCCAACGACCAATAACTTTATTCGGAGGCTTCCCTTCTACTGCCT GGTTTGATGTCAATGACCTTTCTGAAAATGCTATTGACGATAACGAAGGTTTGGATGCTTCAGCAACATATGTGGCGAGTTTGTTGGCTACAGAGCCCTCTCATA TCAAACTTGGGGTCGGAGGCTTCAGCATGGGCGCAGCAACCTCCCTTTACTCTGCCACTTGCTTCGTCCGTGGGAAGTATGAGAATGGCAACTCCTACCCTGTCAATCTGAGTGCAGCTGTTGGATTAAGTGGCTGGCTTCCCTGTGCAAA GACTCTTACTAGCAAATTAGAAGGGGTAGAGGGGGCTGTAAACCGTGCTACATCATTGCCCATTCTTCTTTGTCATGGCAAAG GAGATGATGTTGTTCCATATAACTATGGTGAAAAGTCTTCTCAGAAGTTACGTTCATGCGGATTTCAAGATGTGGCATTCAAATCCTACACCGC ACTTGGCCACTATACAATCCCAGAGGAGATGGATGAAGTTTGTGGTTGGCTAACTTCAAAGTTGGGACTTGAGGGAAAATCATAA
- the LOC107005502 gene encoding deSI-like protein At4g17486 isoform X1, translated as MGEESTSNSKADDNNNAAKTDGSYETPVILNVYDLTPANQYSVWLGFGIFHSGIEVHGMEYGYGAHDFPISGVFEVEPKSCPGFIYRCSVPLGRIKMPPSEFHAFLEDVASEYHGDTYHLISKNCNHFTDDIAQRLTGKGIPGWVNRLARVGAFCSCLLPESLQATTVKQLPEYHHCTEEDGSGSMTSTTPHEPTESEDGDQDKHLLSSPISSREVAFIRETQR; from the exons ATGGGAGAAGAAAGCACCTCAAATTCTAAGgctgatgataataataatgcagCTAAAACTGATGGAAGCTATGAGACACCAGTTATATTGAATGTGTATGATCTCACACCTGCAAATCAGTACTCAGTTTGGCTTGGCTTTGGAATCTTTCATTCTGGTATTGAAG tTCATGGTATGGAATATGGATATGGAGCGCATGACTTTCCCATAAGTGGCGTGTTTGAAGTGGAACCTAAGAGCTGCCCTGGTTTCATCTACAGATGTTCAGTCCCATTGGGTCGTATTAAGATGCCTCCCTCTGAATTTCATGCATTTCTTGAGGATGTGGCTTCTGAGTATCACGGGGATACGTATCACCTCATTTCAAAGAACTGTAACCATTTTACAGATGACATAGCACAGAGATTAACAGGGAAAGGGATACCTGGATGGGTGAATCGGCTTGCCAGGGTTG gTGCTTTCTGCAGTTGTCTTCTTCCTGAGAGCCTCCAAGCGACAACTGTTAAACAGCTTCCTGAGTATCATCATTGTACAG AAGAAGATGGAAGTGGATCGATGACATCTACAACGCCCCATGAACCAACTGAAAGCGAAGACGGAGATCAAGATAAGCACTTGTTGTCATCTCCAATCAGTAGTCGTGAAGTGGCTTTCATAAGAGAGACTCAAAGGTGA
- the LOC107005502 gene encoding deSI-like protein At4g17486 isoform X2, whose protein sequence is MGEESTSNSKADDNNNAAKTDGSYETPVILNVYDLTPANQYSVWLGFGIFHSGIEVHGMEYGYGAHDFPISGVFEVEPKSCPGFIYRCSVPLGRIKMPPSEFHAFLEDVASEYHGDTYHLISKNCNHFTDDIAQRLTGKGIPGWVNRLARVGAFCSCLLPESLQATTVKQLPEYHHCTEDGSGSMTSTTPHEPTESEDGDQDKHLLSSPISSREVAFIRETQR, encoded by the exons ATGGGAGAAGAAAGCACCTCAAATTCTAAGgctgatgataataataatgcagCTAAAACTGATGGAAGCTATGAGACACCAGTTATATTGAATGTGTATGATCTCACACCTGCAAATCAGTACTCAGTTTGGCTTGGCTTTGGAATCTTTCATTCTGGTATTGAAG tTCATGGTATGGAATATGGATATGGAGCGCATGACTTTCCCATAAGTGGCGTGTTTGAAGTGGAACCTAAGAGCTGCCCTGGTTTCATCTACAGATGTTCAGTCCCATTGGGTCGTATTAAGATGCCTCCCTCTGAATTTCATGCATTTCTTGAGGATGTGGCTTCTGAGTATCACGGGGATACGTATCACCTCATTTCAAAGAACTGTAACCATTTTACAGATGACATAGCACAGAGATTAACAGGGAAAGGGATACCTGGATGGGTGAATCGGCTTGCCAGGGTTG gTGCTTTCTGCAGTTGTCTTCTTCCTGAGAGCCTCCAAGCGACAACTGTTAAACAGCTTCCTGAGTATCATCATTGTACAG AAGATGGAAGTGGATCGATGACATCTACAACGCCCCATGAACCAACTGAAAGCGAAGACGGAGATCAAGATAAGCACTTGTTGTCATCTCCAATCAGTAGTCGTGAAGTGGCTTTCATAAGAGAGACTCAAAGGTGA
- the LOC107005426 gene encoding uncharacterized protein LOC107005426 codes for MEDQDIFVGQEFPDVKTFRNAIKEAAIAQHFELRIVKSDLIRYIAKCASEDCPWRIRAIKLPNAPTFTIRSLEGTHTCGKNAQNGHHQASVDWIVNFIEERLRDNINYKPKDILHDIYKKYGITIPYKQAWRAKERGLQAIYGSSEEGYCLLPAYCEQIKTTNPGSHAEVFTAGSDSRFQRFFISFYASLHGFLNGCLPVICLGGIQLKSKYLGTLLSATSFDGDGGVFPLAFGVVDEENDDSWMWFLLELRKALEMSTEKIPPLTFLSDGQKSIADAVKRQFLSSCHAICMQYLSESISRDFKNSRLVQLLWKAAYSTSTRGFKEKMAEIEEVSSDAATWLQQYPPSRWALIHFDGTRYGHFSSNIYEFNKWILEARELPIIQVIKQIHSKLTEEFELRRSRSSTWSSTLSPSAEKRIMDGRTLASTYQVLRSDEVEFEVISAERSDIVNTGTRSCSCHDWQLYRIPCSHAVAALTSYKKDVYAFTDKYFAAASYRECYSKEVHPTPDKLEWSRTRIVRPPKFRRPPGRPEKKRLCVEDLNREKHTVHCSKCNQTGHYKTTCKTEVVQSTQQF; via the coding sequence ATGGAGGATCAAGACATTTTTGTTGGCCAAGAGTTTCCTGATGTCAAGACCTTCCGCAATGCAATTAAAGAGGCTGCTATTGCACAACATTTTGAGCTTCGCATCGTAAAAAGTGACCTGATTCGCTACATTGCAAAATGTGCCTCAGAAGATTGTCCATGGCGTATTCGTGCTATTAAGCTTCCCAATGCTCCTACTTTTACTATAAGAAGCCTCGAGGGAACACATACTTGCGGGAAAAATGCACAAAATGGACACCATCAGGCTTCTGTTGATTGGATAGTGAACTTCATAGAGGAGCGATTGCGTGATAACATAAATTACAAGCCAAAAGACATTTTGCATGATATTTATAAAAAGTATGGGATAACTATACCATATAAACAAGCTTGGAGAGCCAAGGAAAGAGGGCTGCAAGCTATATATGGATCTTCCGAAGAAGGGTACTGTCTATTACCTGCATATTGTGAGCAAATCAAGACGACAAATCCTGGAAGTCATGCCGAGGTTTTTACAGCTGGTTCAGATAGCCGGTTTCAGAGGTTCTTCATTTCCTTTTATGCTTCTCTTCATGGGTTCCTGAATGGTTGCCTGCCTGTGATTTGTCTTGGTGGTATCCAGCTTAAGAGCAAATACTTAGGTACTTTACTATCAGCAACTTCTTTTGATGGTGATGGTGGAGTGTTTCCGCTTGCTTTTGGTgttgttgatgaagaaaatgATGATAGCTGGATGTGGTTCTTGTTGGAGTTGCGAAAAGCCCTAGAGATGAGCACTGAGAAGATACCACCTCTTACATTTCTGTCTGATGGACAGAAAAGTATTGCAGATGCTGTGAAAAGGCAGTTTCTCTCTTCTTGTCATGCAATATGTATGCAGTATCTGAGTGAAAGCATCAGTAGAGATTTCAAGAACTCAAGGCTTGTGCAACTCCTGTGGAAAGCTGCGTATTCCACGTCCACCAGGGGGTTTAAAGAGAAAATGGCTGAAATTGAGGAGGTTTCTTCAGATGCAGCAACGTGGCTTCAGCAGTATCCTCCTTCACGCTGGGCATTAATACATTTTGAcggaacaagatatggtcatttcTCTTCAAACATTTATGAGTTCAATAAATGGATTCTTGAGGCGCGTGAGCTTCCTATTATTCAGGTGATCAAACAGATTCACAGTAAGTTAACAGAAGAGTTTGAGCTTCGACGATCAAGGAGTAGCACATGGAGTTCTACCCTTTCTCCATCTGCTGAGAAACGCATTATGGATGGAAGAACTCTTGCTTCCACATATCAAGTGCTAAGGTCGGATGaagttgaatttgaagttatctCAGCAGAGCGTTCAGACATCGTGAATACAGGTACTCGATCTTGTTCTTGCCATGATTGGCAGTTGTATAGGATACCATGTTCTCACGCCGTTGCTGCTCTCACATCATATAAAAAGGATGTGTATGCCTTCACAGATAAATATTTCGCTGCAGCTAGTTATCGCGAGTGTTACAGTAAAGAGGTACACCCCACCCCTGATAAACTTGAATGGTCTAGAACCCGAATAGTCCGACCACCCAAGTTCCGCCGCCCACCTGGACGACCTGAAAAGAAGCGATTATGCGTGGAAGATCTTAATCGCGAAAAGCATACTGTCCATTGCAGCAAGTGCAATCAAACTGGACATTACAAGACAACCTGTAAAACAGAGGTTGTTCAAAGTACACAACAGTTCTAG